DNA sequence from the Centropristis striata isolate RG_2023a ecotype Rhode Island chromosome 17, C.striata_1.0, whole genome shotgun sequence genome:
TTGCACTAGAACACCATCTTCCTCATCTTCTGTTCTGCTGCCATTGTTAAAATGATTAACCTCGGGCAGTCTCCATTATACATTCCTGTTCACTGAGCATCATTGTGAAGTGAATAGACACCCTATCCAGCCTCCAGATTCCTTCAGCGTCCTTGAGAAATAATATCCTCCCCAAGGTGGCGAAATCTAAAAGAAATTCCCAGAATGCCTGCACGAAACTCGAGGGGAACAGATTTCTGATTTGGCTCGCTCGTCCagctccctcctccctctggaTGGAAAAGAGCAGTCGAGGAGGTGAAAGGTGCCGTTGTTGGCATGAGGGCTCCCTTCCTGCAAACACGCTGCTTTAATATTTGGGTTTTGTTTCCTGCAAGTAGAGAAAGGAATGTGGAAAGAGGTGGAGCAACTAGAGGCCTCAAAGTTCACAGAACTCTTTACTCACATCCTCTTTTTGACTTTTGAGTAAGTCTTTCTCACTGTAATCCATGTTTGGTTTGAGACTAGTTCAGCCCACACTCTCATAACTTTAAACAAAGGATTAATCTCATTTAATGCTGCAATGGCATTTAAAAACCGTCCTGCTGCAATGTCAACAAAAACCAGTTTGGTCAGCTATGAAACCAACGTGAGGCCTGTGTGTGGCACAGCATTTGAATGCTGACTTAGAATGTGAATGTcaccattaacccattgaagcctggaaagcagatacgtcgttttgtagtatttgtataagctctcaaatactttttgaatttcatttctatctgctacagaggctgaaaaatctattatttagtagaagcgttgacacttctgttgagtTTCCaggaaaacttcaggttttagggacttattttaaaatcgcccagaggttttacaggcgttttaggccttgaTGGGTTAAGGATAAAGCTTAGTACTGTTGAGTACAGCCTGAAATAACATACGAGAAGAAGAACAAGCCCACACctatcccacacacacaaaacacatgccTTCAGATTGCTTATTTTGTTCAAACTACAGTTAATTTCCTAAACTTATTCAGTTTACAAGAgtattaaacagaaaaatagaacattctcacatttgagaagctgggaCCAGAgaatgttttgcatttttgcctGAAAAAGGACAAATTGTTTCAGTATTatgataaatgttaaaaatgaggCCAAAGATTACAAAAAGTTTTTGCACAGTTTGCAGCAGCTTTTTCAGCCTCATTAAAAAAACCAAATACTCAGCAACAGCATCAAGACATCAGGTGATTTTGGGACAGGGAGCAATCTAGTCCTTTTTTTCGTTTGCATAATGTAAAACGAGGGATGCATGTTGTTAATAGTTGCTTATAATTAGTGCGTTGTCCAAGGCGAACTCTTACAACATTGCAGAAATGTGTCAGTGAGTGATGACTGGCAGCAGTCATCATCCTTTAGGTGCTACACCCACTTCCTGTTAATGGTGATTGACGCTCAATGCTGTGAACTGAAAGAATAATTCACTGTCATCAAATTGCTTTAGACTCTCTAAAACCAAATATATGATCTTCTTTAACCcgttgaagcctggaaagcggatacattgttttgtagtatttgtataagctctcaaatactttttgaatttcatttctatctgctacagaggctgaaaaatctattatttagtagaagtcgttgacacttctgttgaatttccagaaaaacttcaggttttagggactTATTTtcaaatcgcccagaggttttacaggcgttttaggcgtcaatgggttaaggatcTTTTTAGGacagctctttactgaacatcCTCACACATAATCTACACAGATAatgaattgaaaaacaaaacaagcacgACCTTTTAACACTTAGTTTTAATGGACTCAAGCTTTACTCATGGCACTTCCTCATGTGTTGTCTTCtggcttgtgttgtattaactctaaAATGTACAGACAAACAAGAAGAAACAAATGTCTACAATCATGTTTAAATGACCACTTTCTTCTTATGAGACAATATTAACATCCAGATGGTCAAGTGCACATTAAAAACTGTACTGATGAGTGTAGTTTGCTGTGGTCCGATAAGACTGCAACTGTTGAATTCAtgccataaaaataaagactgTTATCAGGTAATTGTAAGCTTTTTTTATGAGGTTGTTTACActgaaaatgtgacaaaaaacaaggaggagaggaaacctTCAGGGCTTCACCTTTGTTCACTATTGGTTGTGTATTTGCTCCACCTGTAGGTGTTACCCATCTCCTCTGTGGCTGGGTAATAAGTAGCTTATTGGCTCTGCAGCCCTCTGCAGGGAGAAGTAGGCTGATCCACAGTAAACACTCTCTCACGTACTTATGAGCAAAGAGCAGCTGCTATCAGCCAGCACACGGATCAGGACTTCCTCTGCCTGTGACACTGTGGTGAACTATGAGAGTTTCAGTCTGAGGCTCTCTTACTTTATGTTTTTAGTCTAATTTTAAGGTAAGAGCTGGACCTTTTGTGGTTTATTATATGgattttattaatcttttgctGTCCAAGTTAGTTCTTACTTTGAGTTCTGATTTTACATATTATGTTTTATAGCTAGGATTATTCTGTATTGCTTCCAGTTTGAAGTCATCTGgttctgtagtgtaaagagctccTGAGCTGTTataatgagcattttttttaaaattcagtcaGCTAAAAGAATGCTCTTGTCTGTTAGGGGACCACACAAAGTTGCTCGTGACCTTGCCGTAATAAAGACTGATTGATTCTTAGGCTATGGAAAAGTGGCTCCGCCCCAAAATGTAGGCAATGGCTGGACCTTATGGCAGAGATACTGTCTTATGAGCATTTAGCCGgagttaataataaaaatgagaacATTAATAAGGCACAGgaccatttttttgtattatgaaTCAGTGAGGAGGCAAATATGCTGCTGTGGTGCCTGAAATATTATTCTACTCTGGTCTCTTGTGtttccttgttttcttttccttttttagaatatttttttggttGGAAACTCAGTTGTGCTCAATATGGGGACATATTACTGTACTGTGTATtgttattggatttttttttttttttttacatgaaaactaaataaaatgttgaaaaaaaccaAAAGAATGCTCTTGTCTTTGAactaatttcttctttttttccaggtTACCCAGGCCCTTACCACCAACCGCCCTACCCGATGGCTCACCCCGGAGGCCACTCCGTAGCCCCTTACCCCGTCCCTGCTGGGGGGTACGGGGACCCAAATCAAGCCGCCCCTCCACCAGGCTTCAACATGAACTACCATCCAGGCCATCCAGAAGCACCCGTCATGTATCAGCCGGGCCCCGTCGACCAAGGCCCCGGACCGGAGTACGGCGGTCCTCCAGGGGGGATCTCCCCGGCCCCGGCTGGGGCTCCAGCTGTTCCTGTCGGGGTCCCACCTGGACTGGAGTACCTCACACAGGTAGGACAGAGAAATCAGAGAAACAGTCTTTATCTTGAGCTGAAAGGGATTATTCATGCACCTTCACTTCTGTGATTGGTTCTTAGAATGTTTCCTTGGGAGAGTGGTGATAACAGACAGTTGGATTCATAGATGTAAATGATTAGAAGCCACTCTTGATACCACTTGAGGCGAATTGTTTATCACCCTATAAAACTACTAAAGCGGATGTTTACCGAGTCTGAAGGGAGCACTGACCTGCAAGAATAGCTTTCTTCACACTATAAGTTCCTCATTTGGAATCTTTACTGTGTGAAATGAAATCTCACATGTTTAAACagccacacaataaagacaaatATTCATCTAACTACATTCACTTCAGTCCCTGTTACAGATTtaacatttatgtaactttactgCTTAATTTATTGCACTTATCTGGACCTGAATTCAAATCCATCTCAGATAAGAACGGGCAGTTTTGCAATAGAACATGGAGCCAGTTACAGAGGATAGAAAATAAGGAGCACCCTTTAGTTTGTAtactttaaaatctttttttttcatataaaacaatGTACTATGACCTCACAGCCAACTTGTAAAGACAACATCCAACAGTGTtgaacagtttaaacaggaactcAGTAGGTTTTCTTTGTGTACATATTAACGGGACAACATTTACTCTTATTCAAATGGAGTTCAAACAGACACCGCAAAATGCTCCTTGTGTAAGCatagaaatacaacaaaacataGAACAAACGTTATACTGATTAAAATACACACCAGTTCATACAATAAGGACCAGTAAACATCTCATgaagtcacacacacaatctctcaCAGTTTTTACCCTTCTCTCCATACTTTGAATATTCTAAAAAACAGAAGTGAGTCTCCACAGCAACTAGCATGGAGATAGTGTTTGTCGATTATCGTGTATGATAATTCATGGCCTGGGTTGCTTTGCATTGCAAACAAGTGAAATAgtcattttaatgtttgcagCTTTTTAAGAGGAAATAGACTTTTATACTTGAAGCTTGACACATTTTGCAGTTGATGCTTAACTGTCCCTCTTCTCCTTTTAGATTGACCAGATCCTGATCCACCAAAAAGTGGAACTGCTAGAAGGTAAGGCGTGTTCCTCCAGTCATATCTACACCTGTTGCTCTGTAAGCAGTAAAataaccagcagcagcagcagttttctGATGCTTTAACCTCTCACTATCAATCACAAAGATAAAATGACACCTGTCCTTGAATTTCCTGACTTATCTACACTTTGTTATTCATCGTTTCCACCCGTTTTCCTTCCTCCCGCCCAGCCTTCATCGGGTTTGAGACCAACAACCAGTACGAGATAAAGAACAGTCTGGGCCAGAAGATCTACAAGGCTAAAGAGAAGAACGACTGCTGCACCAGGAACTGCTGCGGCTCGCTGCGCAGCTTCGACATGAAGATCAAGGACAACATGGACAGGGAGGTCATCCGCCTCATCCGGCCGTTCCGCTGCGTCTCCTGCTGGTGTCCCTGCTGCCTGCAAGAGGTCGGCACATATTATATTGATTTACCACACCAAAACCAAATAATGGGACTATTCAATACTTCAAATTACCCTCTCATTACTCACTCTCATATCTCTTTCATAATATTTGCCCTCAGTGGGCCAAGATAACGCGTTCCGTTAATGAAATAGTTAATATTTAACCATTATGAATGTGTTAATCGTTTCTGATAATTCAGTCGATTGCTAGTTTAGGCTGActggttaaccctctgaaccccaagcagtttcagggtgttttcctcttacattttactcactgtggccctCTTCTTCActacaatattatatatatataatatgtaataaagtCCTGCATCTCTATGGAATCAAAACAATCATGCTTTAAAGCAGGGAGAACTTAATGATTTATgttgtgcagtataacacataTCATGGCAtaaatccttaaaaaaaagaaaagatacaagttgaatttctttaaaaatgtatttgacaaaaatctacaTTTGTCCAAGTGCCCACAGCTTAGCATCCACATGCTAAACATTGAATTGTTTACATGTGCACAACTTCTACCTAAAACCTGTCTCGCCcgctcccctctgctctgtgtcaaCAGCCTGAGGTTCAGTCAGTTTCACTGACTGGTTGTCACAGGGCTGCTGGTGTCAGACCAGTCATTCATGGCTCCCAGTAATtcttacaggatctggttagggtacaataagacaaaaaaagaagtgattttgattaaatattactATTACAAGCTGACATTTGGCTTATTTTCCTTTCAGAAGCATTTGTCACACATGATTAGTTCAAGTACCATGAGAAATCTGaagataatttctgtttttacagtttctggctatgataaatggtgtcatTTTGGCAATTTTCCTTAAGAAAACATTCCTTTCAAACTATGTAACGGGGTCAATGTTTCTGCAAAGAGATGTTTTTGAGAGAAAAGCGGCCCTTATACAAAAGTAGATTTTGAaatggtgtgtgtgcatgttttacaAGCGTTAAAGCAGCTGATCGTATTGATGACACTATTTCGGTTCTATGAGCATAAAACTCTGCAGCCTCACAGCTCTCAGTGGTTCGTATTTAGAGGCTTTTGTCTTTCCTGGCTTCGTCTTGTGTTACTGTTGAGGTGCTGAATGGCGCTTCGATGTCTTTGTGCACCAGTCTACTCAGGCAGGGGCTTGTTGAGACGATGAATGGCCCTTTGTCTGTCCAAACTATCCCCTAGACTCCCCAATCCTCTGCCATCCTGCACCTCTGAGacgctctctctctgtttaatcACCTCGTTGGCTGGCTACACTTCTGTTTACTGGCCAGACAGGAGACATGTGAGATGTATTATCTTTGTTATGTGGTGCCACAATGAAGCAGTCAGAGATTCACTTACTGATCCTGCTGTCCGATCCCGTGTGACCTGTTTGACAAGCAATCCCcgtgatgttttatttttagctgtCAGCGTCTAGAAATGTTAAAGCCCTCTGGAATAACTTTTTGTGGCTGACTATGTGTATGTAATCATGTATGTGACCCACAGATGGAGGTCCAGGCACCGCCAGGCACCACCATAGGCTACGTTAAACAGGACTGGCATCCTTTTGTGCCAAAGTTTTCCATCCAGGATGCCAACAAGGACACCCTGATGAAACTGGAGGGGCCCTGCTTTGCCTGCAACTGCTGTGGGGACGTTAACTTTGAGGTGAGGCCAGAGGATCATTGTATTATGTATTGCTTTTATATAATCTTGatctgtatttctattttttcatttttcactcaAACTACTACTATTTATGTTCACACcgtttgcttctgtttttgctgctgtgacatgaatttccccgttgtgggatcaATACAGTATTATCTATCTAATCTATTATCAGAAGGTCGAAAACACTCTCATATCTGTCTAATAGATAGGAACTACAGTCAGCagttggttagcttagcttagcacaaatgtttgaaataggttGTAAACactagcctggctctgttcaAGCCAAACATAACAAAATTAGCACCTTTTTAAGCTTGCTAATTAACACGTTACATCACGTTTCTTCAATCtgaacaaagaacaaaaatgtaaaaatgatgccGGAGTTTAAGTGCACCAGTTTAAGCCATGCCCCTCAGTCTCCACAGTTAGTTAAGCTGCAGGACTGtcagctgtgtgtctgcagccgATTTAACCCACCGGTCTTCATCAATATAGTGGCATGTgtcacttaaaaaacaaactataatCCAGTCATTTTAAAAATCCCTAAACAATGATTGAGATGAATGAACCTGTTAATGCTTTGGAGGTGCTGGTAGATTTGGTTACCTTTGCACTGAggcaggctagctgtttccccctgtttccagtctttatgctaagctaagctaaatgcCTGCTGGCTATTTGCTTAATTTCTGTCCCCCATGTTTCTAGTCCTTTAAATAATTGATTCCAGTCCCAAGTTTGGATCTTTTGGAAACACCTCAACATGATAAGATCATgatctgtctgtttgttgtatttgaccttttatttttttctgtaatttatattcacaccttttgcttctgtttttgctgctgtgacaagtgaatttcccAGTTGTGGAATCAATAAAGTATAATCTAATCTGATCTAATCTAGCGTATAATTGATAGAATTTATAGATGTTGTTGTCATTGTTCTGCAGCTGAAAGGCAAAGATGGTAAAAAGCAGATTGGTcgcatcagtaagcagtggaGCGGCCTTTTGAAGGAAGTCTTCACGGACACAGACAACTTTGGCATCCAGTTCCCGCTGGACATGGACGTGAAGATGAAAGCTGTGCTCATGGGAGCCTGCTTCCTCATTGTAAGACAATATTCTCATTCTTTTCCTTTTGCTATACTTGCTGCCTTGACCTTACCACgggattaattcattaattttcttctttgttgcCACATTCAGGATTTCATGTTCTTCGAGAAGGTCGGGGAGGCCAACCAGCGCAGCACTGTGTTTTCATAACGGAGAGGAAAACAACAGCACGAGAGCGTGCCAGTTATGCAGTCTCTGTTCATGTATGCCGTTTTTCCAATAGTTCTTCCTTCCTTCACAAGATTCCAGCCAACATGGTGCTAAGGATCATTTTATACTCACAGGCCAAAAAAGAACTCTTGATTCCAGTTGCCTGCCAAGAATTGTTTTTGAAATCTACTCAAAACTCAGTGACTGACTGCTACTTTTACACTCCATACAGTCTGTAGACGTTTTATCTATTTAAGTCAGTCATCGTACCTCCAGCTGAGATTCAATGCGCCAAAGAAAGTCAACCAAACCCCCTCAAAGTCTTTCCTCAGTGCCCACAAACAGAAATACCAGTGATTTGAATGTGTTACAGGCTACATTTCATATTTATGCAGTATGCATGTCTATTATTATCCCAATTCTTATATTTTATGAAGGAATTTCAATAGATCTTGTGTAAGTGCTATACTGTTGCGGACGTAGAAGTTGTAGTAGCTAACTAGCAGAAACTGCGTGTTTTGTGCttattagcaaatgttagcatgcaatAAAGCCAGACCAAGTGGTTACTATTATACCTGCTGAACATCTGCATGTTGGTGCTGTCATTGTGAGTGCGTTGACACGTTGGCATTCAGTTTAAAGCAATGCTGCACCTTCACACAGAATTTCAGTGCTAGCACAGCTGTAGAGTTCTGAAGGAATACTTTGCccataaaatgatcatttgtataTTAATAACTCACCCTGTGTTGCCTTAAATTCTATAAGAAAGGATTGTTGTTCTTGTATGCCTCCATGGGGAATGGAGaatgaagaaaacagaaagttggtGATGAATTAAACAGCAGAATGCTCACTATTTAACAGACATTTTCGCTTAAACCATACATTTTTTCTGCAGTTCTGCAAAAAAGTGTGGTTTGTGCACTAGTAAACAACAAGTGTGAAAACGAAACTTTATACTACACAAGTTGTGAAAGCATGGAAACTAACCACATTTACTGCAATACATCAACAactttctgtttcctttttatattctgtttcATTAGATTTCAAGGTAACATGGTGAGTAATTGATATACAAAGGACCATTTTGCCAGTCTAGTATTCCTCTAATTTTAACATTGGAACCAGTAAACAGGCTGTCATTGTTTAGCTTATATAGGAGAGTGGTGTTGTCAAAGTCTTGTGGTATACAGACAAGAGTTGACACATACTGACAGTATTTACCAAAGTGCTCTTGCTCTACCTCTCAGCTGCCTTTCTCTTCCTCAGAGCCTTCTGTCTTAAACCTTTAAAGTGTAGATAATCCAACAACACTGTAGTGCAGGCTGTGGTGTGAACGCTTTCTCTGTGGTTGTCCTGGAGACTGACACCACTCGCCAAGCCTCGCCCTGCAGCTTTGTGCAGATACGGCTGCCTTGAACATGTGCCAGTAAAATGATATAGGACACATAATGTAGGTTGAAAGCAGGAATGACCTACATGTAGAAtagtaagaaaataaaaagcagaagtTGAGTTTGTGAGTGTTAATCTGACTTCACAGTGGGTGGAAACCTTCCTGAAACTTTCTGTAGTCTCGTGCAGCAAAGAGACCTGAATGTgaatttgttgtcattttaatcattatgctttagaaaaaaatggcaggTTAATGTTTGCAGATTGCTATTGTAACTCAGCTTTGTATTTAATAATCCTTGTCATGGTTCTGTGACGTTAACATGGGTGTGCCTCCTGTGAGGCTTGGTTGCCATTAGTGCTCTCTCATGCAGACCACAGCCCTCCATTACACTGTTTAACCTCATGTGTCTCATATACTGTGTTGCTACCACCAGCCTTTGTGCAAGGAAAGAGAAAATAGCCAAAGGATGTACAGGACATTTATTGTTTGTTCTTTGTGTCAGTTTGTTGTTCACCTGCAGCACTTGTTTATTTTAGTCAGTTTAAGGATctatcaaaactattttgtaccaattttgtgtcttgattgtgaattagtttttttacagaaacaaaatacTCCGTactaaagaaattaaataaattctaTGTAAATCCATTGTTACAGTGTCCTTCTGCTCCACTTATTGACCTGGAAAAGTTTGGGAAGGTCCTCGGAAAACCTACGTCTAAATGTGGAACATCTGGTTTCACTTGGAAAAAATTATCTCTGCCTCAGAGGGAAATCCCATCTCCGTCGAAATCAGAACAAAGTCCAGCTCCAGGAAAACTCTGCTCCACTTTAGATACTGGTTAACTTTCTGCTTGCAACTTGAACTTAATGGTGTCAATATCAGCTTCTTTATGGTTCTAAAGATTATATACATGCCCTACTTCAGAGACAAAACATCTCCTCCCTATTGAATGTCGTACTGCTCCACCCTCTGGAAAAACTGGGAAATACAAGAAGAGTATTTATGGGAGCATGTCCGCACATGTCCATACATGCTTCAACGCTCCaggagaatttaaaaaatctattttattccTATAAAATGCAATCTTCAGTCACACATTCAGTGgcttaaaatgaaatgtttaccATTGGACATACATTTTGCATGCTACTACTGTGTAAACAATaacattagtattattattattatatataataatattattgtattagTGTCTACCTGAGGATACTGAATTAATGTCTCAGCAGTGTCCACAAACTCTTAAAACAGAAATTCATTGAAAGGTTAACTTCCAAAGAATTGCTcgaaattttcagcatatgtacccctctgcatcctttatagataaaatatttatttgatcaATTTACGTGTTTTATAAATTTGTATAACACCTGTGGTCCTCAGGGCTCAGAAAGGACCTCATGACATAaaactggttttaggacatgtagacaaaaaattaacaactttgttcaccttttaaggcaactcgtgaccaacaaattgatatataatttttatgttttctcattattattggtaaattttagtcaaatatacaaaattaggcctcgtttcaaataataattttccttCCCATCAAGAAATTTTTTCAATACaactattgaaaaaataaatcaggtttcattacctttttttctcttgaactgaggcctaattttgtatatttgactaaaattgaccaataataatgaaaaaatatgaaaattatatatcaatttgTGACATCAGTTGcattaaaaggtgaaaaagaaGTCGTTTTTTtcctacatgtcctaaaaccagtctcatgtcatggggtcctttttgagcCCTGAGGACCACCAGTGCATAGTTGACTGGAGGACTAGACAGGCTTAAGGGCCACAGAGCTTTGATCCTGCATTAACACCAATGTAAGGTTTTAAATAAGACAATTTAAAACTAAATCCTCCTGAAGACCAGCAGGCACTTGAACACAACACAAAGTTCCTATTAAAGagtaaaatatacagtaaataaactCATATTATCAGCAGCTCAGCATTAAGACCAGATCATCCACTTTATTCAATAAGACGACAATTTCtaatacattatatacaaaTTCATCACGATACAAAAACTATTTGCAAAATGCACATAATGTGCTGGACAGTATGTCATTACAAAATACAAGAACAGTAGTCGGAAAAGTCTCTTCGCTAAATTCCtgtttatctttcttttttacaatcAAACTTCTTCACTTCTCTACTTTACAATGCACTGGACCTCCCGTCTGTTCCCGTATCAAGGTGCTAAATGAAAAGTATACTTCCAATGTCAAAGCCAGAAAATAATTTCAGACTCGTCTTTCGGCGCTAACTTGGGCTCGCTCCCTGTCTCCGGTGGTGGTGCGGTCGTCCCGTGACCAGCGGATCAGGTACCGGCTGGCCAgctgcaggttccactggtacCTGGTGAGGACCCTCAGACAGTCTTCTCTGGAGCAGAGGCTCAGAGAGTACAGCTGCTCCAGCTGACAACACAAGATACACATCTTTAGAAACATAGAAACAccttaaaccaggggtgtcaaactcaaatacacaatgggccaaaatttaaaacttgaataaaatcgcgggccaacattgaacaaataaaccttttaatatataccaaacatgttttgctttaacattaaatatggaaccagcaacacttataaacatacaatatataactaaatagtgcagacatgcaaaatcaaatatcaaataaaaaacac
Encoded proteins:
- the LOC131989805 gene encoding phospholipid scramblase 2-like isoform X2 — encoded protein: MAHPGGHSVAPYPVPAGGYGDPNQAAPPPGFNMNYHPGHPEAPVMYQPGPVDQGPGPEYGGPPGGISPAPAGAPAVPVGVPPGLEYLTQIDQILIHQKVELLEAFIGFETNNQYEIKNSLGQKIYKAKEKNDCCTRNCCGSLRSFDMKIKDNMDREVIRLIRPFRCVSCWCPCCLQEMEVQAPPGTTIGYVKQDWHPFVPKFSIQDANKDTLMKLEGPCFACNCCGDVNFELKGKDGKKQIGRISKQWSGLLKEVFTDTDNFGIQFPLDMDVKMKAVLMGACFLIDFMFFEKVGEANQRSTVFS
- the LOC131989805 gene encoding phospholipid scramblase 2-like isoform X1; the protein is MSAPGYPGPYHQPPYPMAHPGGHSVAPYPVPAGGYGDPNQAAPPPGFNMNYHPGHPEAPVMYQPGPVDQGPGPEYGGPPGGISPAPAGAPAVPVGVPPGLEYLTQIDQILIHQKVELLEAFIGFETNNQYEIKNSLGQKIYKAKEKNDCCTRNCCGSLRSFDMKIKDNMDREVIRLIRPFRCVSCWCPCCLQEMEVQAPPGTTIGYVKQDWHPFVPKFSIQDANKDTLMKLEGPCFACNCCGDVNFELKGKDGKKQIGRISKQWSGLLKEVFTDTDNFGIQFPLDMDVKMKAVLMGACFLIDFMFFEKVGEANQRSTVFS